GCTCCAGGCAGCACGACGGTCGTGCCCGCTAACGAGCCGATCGTAGAGTGGGGCGCGGTGGTGATCGCTGCGACGTCAGCCTGCAAGCTGTGCGCCCGCTGCGCGATTGGAATTAAGCTGCGGGTCTCGCCGGAGCCTGTCGCAATGAGCAGCAGGTCGCCTTCGCGTAGGGCGGGCGTGACCGCTTCGCCGACGACGTAGGCGCATAGGCCCAGATGCACGAGGCGCATCGCGAAGGAGCGCGCCATGAGGCCGGAGCGACCGGCCCCCGCTACATAGATGCTGCGGGCATCGAGCAGCTGCGCGATGAGCGCCTCCGCCTCGGCATCCGATACGGCCTCCGTGAGCCGAGTCAGCTCGCTCTGAATGTGGGTAAGATAGGCGACCGTCGGCATTATACCGCGCAGCCTTCTTGAATGAGCTGCTGCATCTGGGCGGCTACGGCTGCCCTGTCCGCTGCCCCTGTAATGCCGCCGCCGACGATGATGAGATCCGGCGCGCACTTGATGACATCAGGCAGCGTCTCCAGCTTGATGCCACCAGCGACCGCTGTCTTCGCGTGTCGGACGACGCGCTTGATTGTCTGGAGGTCGTCGAAGGAGTTCCTCCCGACCGCCTGCAGGTCATAGCCAGTATGGACGCATATGTAGTCGACGCCGAACGCGTCGAGCTCACGGGCGCGTTGCTCTATATGTTTCACCCCGATCATATCGACGAGAATGGATGCTCCCCGCTTCCTTGCTTCCTCGACCGCCCCTTGGATCGTGACATCCTCGGCAACACCCAATAT
Above is a genomic segment from Paenibacillus sp. YYML68 containing:
- the hxlA gene encoding 3-hexulose-6-phosphate synthase produces the protein MKLQLALDLVNIPEAKEVVAEVEAYIDIVEIGTPVVINEGLRAVKEIKAAFPHLQVLADLKVMDAAGYEVMKASEAGADIVTILGVAEDVTIQGAVEEARKRGASILVDMIGVKHIEQRARELDAFGVDYICVHTGYDLQAVGRNSFDDLQTIKRVVRHAKTAVAGGIKLETLPDVIKCAPDLIIVGGGITGAADRAAVAAQMQQLIQEGCAV
- the hxlB gene encoding 6-phospho-3-hexuloisomerase, translated to MPTVAYLTHIQSELTRLTEAVSDAEAEALIAQLLDARSIYVAGAGRSGLMARSFAMRLVHLGLCAYVVGEAVTPALREGDLLLIATGSGETRSLIPIAQRAHSLQADVAAITTAPHSTIGSLAGTTVVLPGASKEQLDSPSIQPMGSLFEQALLLFLDAVVLRIMELRSVHAQDMMSRHANLE